The genomic interval GATCAGGTCGAGGCCCGTTTTGAGGAACGCCGGGCCACGGCGCGTCGCAAGCTTGAGGAAACCCTGTCGTGAAAATCGAGTGGTACTGGTTCGCTGTCGAAGACCGGACCAGCATCTTCGACTACATCGAACAGGACGATCCTCGATCCGCCATTGCCGTGGATGAGCGGATCATGGAGCAGACGGCAAAGCTGGCTCGTTTCCCGGAATGCGGCCGTC from Desulfonatronum thiodismutans carries:
- a CDS encoding type II toxin-antitoxin system RelE/ParE family toxin encodes the protein MKIEWYWFAVEDRTSIFDYIEQDDPRSAIAVDERIMEQTAKLARFPECGRPGRFA